One Globicephala melas chromosome 4, mGloMel1.2, whole genome shotgun sequence genomic window carries:
- the LOC115841465 gene encoding trefoil factor 2 has protein sequence MQASVGMGVRCTRLLAALLLLGLCALGGAQKPDPCQCSRVSTKNRLNCGFPGISSDQCFSASCCFDSSIPGVPWCFKPLPKQESEECVMEVSARKNCGYPGISPEECASRKCCFSDTIPQVPWCFFPLSVQDCHY, from the exons ATGCAGGCGAGCGTGGGCATGGGGGTCCGCTGCACCCGGCTCCTGGCTGCGCTCCTTCTGCTAGGGCTGTGTGCCCTGGGGGGGGCCCAGAAACCTG ATCCCTGCCAATGCTCACGCGTGAGCACCAAGAACAGGTTGAACTGCGGCTTCCCGGGCATCTCCAGCGACCAGTGCTTCTCCGCCAGCTGCTGCTTCGACTCCAGCATCCCCGGGGTCCCCTGGTGTTTCAAGCCCCTCCCCAAGCAAG AGTCGGAGGAGTGTGTCATGGAGGTCTCAGCGCGCAAGAACTGCGGCTACCCAGGCATCAGCCCCGAAGAGTGCGCCTCTAGGAAGTGCTGCTTCTCCGACACCATCCCCCAAGTGCCCTGGTGCTTCTTCCCACTCTCCGTGCAAG ACTGTCATTATTAA